Proteins found in one Xenopus laevis strain J_2021 chromosome 1L, Xenopus_laevis_v10.1, whole genome shotgun sequence genomic segment:
- the LOC108713395 gene encoding survival of motor neuron protein isoform X3, giving the protein MAACDREILYHNKDSSQSEDIDGWDDAALIKSYEKAVKSFQDMLRCSDKNRRQEGASAAGDKRETNRETEWDREGHKDMQKEEAEKWNKKKKAQPPPPFIHPSSLSSSQPLHSKWKLGDACSAVWSEDGCVYPATVLSIERETGTCVVQYNGYGNTERHQLDEIVSVGSSEDSTPPVRQWKVGDRCSVQWSEDGQIYSAIIRSVDEVLGTCVVVYEGYKNEEVQNLAELMPPTSALPRSRSKKQASPARLGLDSSGDEEDTDWQYTCRSSTSSPDIARNWRKQGKKSDWLYTFPPPPPPHPPPPPPPSLPLPPPPKGCFWPPPPPPVRAHLPAWHKWSLSAPLPPPPPPPPFFSTDWDYDEDEQEDEDVLACMLMAWYMTGYHTGFYKGLKQGRAEALRPNLKKGSRRK; this is encoded by the exons AGCGAAGATATTGATGGGTGGGATGATGCTGCCCTCATTAAATCATATGAAAAGGCAGTAAAATCCTTCCAG GACATGTTAAGATGCAGTGACAAGAATAGGAGACAAGAGGGGGCCTCTGCTGCAGGGGACAAGCGGGAAACAAATCGGGAAACAGAATGGGACAGAGAGGGCCACAAGGACATGCAAAAAGAGGAGGCTGAAAAGTGGAACAAGAAAAAGAAGGCACAACCACCTCCTCCTTTCATCCATCCTTCGTCTCTCTCCTCCTCTCAGCCCCTTCATTCAAAA TGGAAATTAGGGGATGCCTGCAGTGCTGTATGGTCAGAGGATGGATGTGTATATCCAGCAACAGTTTTATCCATTGAGAGAGAGACTGGGACATGTGTGGTACAATATAATGGATATGGAAATACAGAAAGACACCAGCTGGATGAAATAGTATCAGTGGGGAGTAGTGAGGATAGTACCCCCCCTGTTAGACAG tGGAAAGTTGGTGATCGTTGTTCAGTGCAGTGGTCTGAGGATGGACAGATCTATTCTGCTATCATTCGCTCAGTGGATGAGGTGCTGGGCACCTGTGTGGTGGTGTATGAGGGGTATAAGAATGAGGAGGTGCAGAATTTGGCTGAGCTGATGCCCCCAACCAGTGCCCTTCCTCGCAGTCGCAGCAAGAAGCAGGCGAGTCCTGCACGTCTAGGACTGGACAGCTCAGGG GATGAGGAGGACACTGATTGGCAGTATACATGCAGAAGTTCCACCTCATCCCCTGATATTGCACGAAATTGGaggaaacaaggaaaaaaatctgactggCTATAtaccttccctcctcccccaccaCCACATCCTCCACCCCCACCACCTCCTTCACTACCTCTTCCTCCACCCCCAAAG ggtTGTTTTTGGCCcccacctcctcctcctgtgaGGGCCCATCTACCAGCATGGCACAAATGGTCTCTG TCTGCACCATTACCCCCTCCTCCTCCGCCACCTCCTTTCTTTAGCACAGACTGGGATTATGATGAGGATGAGCAAGAAGATGAAGATGTTTTAGCCTGTATGCTAATGGCTTGGTATATGACTGGGTATCACACTGGCTTCTACAAG GGTCTCAAACAAGGAAGGGCAGAAGCCTTGAGACCCAACCTAAAAAAAGGATCAAGGAGAAAATAG